A genomic segment from Chitinophaga flava encodes:
- a CDS encoding peptidoglycan DD-metalloendopeptidase family protein produces MKKVKYFYNTQTLKYEKLVVSLRVKILRILGFLSAAIVTGAIFLSVAYRVVDSPKEKSLRRDLEGMKEKYDALQGRMREVKGKLAQLEERDNEIYRVIFEASPIPDSTRLGKINRDEEAAQLQSFASSEIIASTSVLLKEITNRIKAQEKSYEEIDNLVKNKQQMLASIPAIQPVANKDLKHVASGFGYRIDPIYKTMKFHAGLDFAAPSGTPIYATGNGVVEEASLSDVGYGNHVIVRHGYGYKTLYGHMFRMKVKAGQTVKRGDVVGWVGSTGKSTGPHCHYEVIKNGEKVDPVYFFFNDLTADQFDRMLKMARSGNQSFD; encoded by the coding sequence ATGAAGAAGGTTAAATATTTTTACAACACCCAAACATTAAAATATGAGAAACTCGTAGTATCGCTGCGGGTGAAGATCCTGAGAATACTCGGGTTTTTGTCGGCTGCCATAGTTACCGGGGCTATTTTTCTGTCCGTGGCCTACAGGGTGGTGGATTCTCCCAAGGAGAAGTCGTTGCGCCGCGATCTGGAAGGAATGAAGGAGAAATACGACGCGTTGCAGGGTCGTATGCGGGAAGTGAAGGGTAAGCTGGCCCAGTTGGAAGAGCGCGACAATGAAATTTACCGCGTCATCTTTGAAGCCTCCCCTATCCCCGACAGTACCCGTCTGGGTAAGATCAACCGGGATGAGGAAGCTGCCCAGCTGCAGTCTTTTGCCAGCAGTGAGATCATTGCTTCTACCAGTGTCCTGCTGAAAGAAATCACCAACCGTATTAAGGCTCAGGAAAAATCATACGAAGAAATCGATAACCTGGTGAAGAACAAGCAGCAGATGCTTGCTTCCATCCCCGCCATTCAACCGGTGGCCAACAAAGACCTGAAACATGTCGCTTCCGGTTTCGGCTACCGTATCGATCCGATCTATAAAACGATGAAATTCCATGCGGGCCTCGACTTTGCGGCGCCCAGCGGCACCCCTATCTACGCAACCGGTAACGGAGTGGTGGAAGAGGCCAGCCTGAGCGACGTTGGCTATGGTAACCACGTGATCGTACGACATGGATATGGTTATAAAACATTATATGGCCACATGTTCCGCATGAAGGTGAAGGCCGGCCAGACCGTAAAACGCGGTGATGTAGTGGGATGGGTAGGCAGTACCGGTAAATCCACCGGCCCGCACTGTCACTATGAGGTTATCAAAAACGGAGAAAAAGTTGACCCGGTGTATTTCTTCTTTAATGACCTCACAGCCGACCAGTTTGACCGTATGCTGAAGATGGCCAGGTCCGGCAACCAGTCTTTTGACTAA